DNA from Candidatus Bathyarchaeia archaeon:
ACTCTCTGGGCATGCCGTATTGTGTTTACCACACCCCTGTGAGCGCAGCCCACGATAACCACTAAACCCTTAGCCCTTAAGTCAACTGCGACCGCTTGCTCATCAACCATCGAGTCCTCAACAAACCTATCATCCTTCACCTTCCAGAACCCTTTAGGCTTTTCAAAGCCTGTCTCTAAAGGAATCTCCCCACTGGTTACAACGCCATCCATCAAAGTGATAGGGGTTAGGGACTGCACTAGCAAGCCTCCGCAGGCTTCAATGGTTGAGCGATTGAATTTCGACCCAATGTATTTGAGGTGGGGTTTATAGGCAAATTTCAGGTTAAAAGCCTCGGGGTGAACGAACACCGGTATGGGCCTTTCAACAAGGTTTAAAACATCTAAGAGCCCATCTACATGGTCGTAGTGTCCGTGGCTTATCACTATAGCGTTTAAATCGTTCAACCTTAAACTCAGCTTTTCCAAGTTGTGTTCGATCGCCCGCGGCGATGGACCAGCGTCAAACAGCACCTTCAACCTTCTTTTTCGCCTCGCGACTTCGATTAGAAGTGAGAGCCCATGTTTACATGTAAGTCCGAACTTTTCATCCGCGGTGTCTTCGATCAGCACGGTGATCTTACAAGAGTCTATGAGCGAAAGTTTCTTCAACTTTAACCACTCTAACAGACGGTTTCCCCGTTCACTTGGCTTGGATTATAGGGGGCCATTATAAAACTTGGTTGAAGGGCAGCCGACACATTCTTCAGTTTTAAAGCTTTCGCATAGATCACATCTGGCGCCGCATGGCGCTGTCTGGCTTAAGCGTTGCCCAGCTATCCTGATCGGTAGGTATTTCGGGTAGGCTGGGAGGTTTCCTACGTGAACCTCCGATCTTCGGATGCCCTTTTGAGCCCTCACGGAGCAGACCCCGATAACGTTTTCCAAGGTTTTAGCGTCTTCTCCTACGATGACTGTTATCAGGTTAGATCCGGTTAGAGGCGCGAGGAAAACGGTTCGAGGACAATCCTTGAACATGTTCATCAACTCCTTCAGCCTTATATAGTTTTCAACCTCAACGGTCACGGTTGCCGCTTTCGCGTTCAACGCCTCAAGGTTTAGGTTCGCCATTACCGACATTAGCCCCTTGTCCAGTAATTTTTTGAGGCGTTTTCTGACGGCGACATGGGAAACCCCAAGCCTCTTCGCTATCTGTGATAGAGGCTTTCTCCCATCTTCCTGCAACTCTGAGATTAGTATTTTGTCGATGTCATCCAACACCTTCTTACCACCATTTTGTAACTGAATGAAGGTTAAAGGTTTAAAATTTAAACTAAGAGGTCGTCATGTGTGGACGACTCGAGCGCCAGCCAATATATCCATCGCTTAGGTCGTTTTCAAACCCTAGGTTGGAAGCATCTACGGCCCCCCTCGATCAGACTTATTGAATTATTTTAAGCATGAAATCGAAACTAACTACGATGCTGTTAAGCTTGTGAAAGAGCTTGGATACAACGCCTTGAAAGAATTGTGGAAAAGGATGAAATATGAGAAATGTTA
Protein-coding regions in this window:
- a CDS encoding MBL fold metallo-hydrolase, giving the protein MKKLSLIDSCKITVLIEDTADEKFGLTCKHGLSLLIEVARRKRRLKVLFDAGPSPRAIEHNLEKLSLRLNDLNAIVISHGHYDHVDGLLDVLNLVERPIPVFVHPEAFNLKFAYKPHLKYIGSKFNRSTIEACGGLLVQSLTPITLMDGVVTSGEIPLETGFEKPKGFWKVKDDRFVEDSMVDEQAVAVDLRAKGLVVIVGCAHRGVVNTIRHAQRVMNKKEVYAIIGGFHLLKASDKTISATVDELEEISPEHVYPCHCTGKKALKRLSVAFGDGCRPIRTGHVIALS
- a CDS encoding AsnC family transcriptional regulator encodes the protein MDDIDKILISELQEDGRKPLSQIAKRLGVSHVAVRKRLKKLLDKGLMSVMANLNLEALNAKAATVTVEVENYIRLKELMNMFKDCPRTVFLAPLTGSNLITVIVGEDAKTLENVIGVCSVRAQKGIRRSEVHVGNLPAYPKYLPIRIAGQRLSQTAPCGARCDLCESFKTEECVGCPSTKFYNGPL